The window GCATCTCTGACAAGAAAACACAATGTCAGAAACAGAGAAGCACTGCAGAGACTTGTATGTTTATCCTGCTTGGTCTGGCCCGGTACCTTTCTTCATTTAGTTTTCTAGATCATAtaattgttttcttctttctcttttttatccTCCTTCCTCCCAATTTCTTCACTTGATTTGATCATCTATTTTATCCCTCATTCCACTCTTTCATCATTTCACAGCTTCCATTTTCCTAACATCCACATTTCCTCTGTCTTTGCTGTATTCTACATGTgatcctttcttcttttcttcctctcattcatttctcattctgtctctctgtcccaGTTCATACCTTTCCCTTTGCAGTGTGACCTAATGACTTGGCAGCTGTTAGCCTGTGTTTGCAGTTTTCTGCCATTTCAGAGCTACACTGAGGCTATAGCTCTGATAGAagactttaaacctgcagtgcgggacttttacatattaatgaacgtctgttacattcaagccaaacgagttcacacaatgctgattaagcctatcattACCAGGTAAATCTGTGTATTTCatagagtttttaaatctggtgtcggTTGCAACATTCCCACTCTGGTCAGAAGAATGCATactgcgcatgctctatgggcagagcatgcGCACCAGAGACTTCTGCCAGCTGAGCGGCCAACTTCCGGTTAACTGCTGCTAACTTGAATaggaataaaataatttaatcgtgcagctcttctagactttccaaatgaaccaaatggatcaaattctgacagtgaaacaagtcatttcacggggattgtgtgatgctcaaaacaatttatccactgttttacagctgcaacagtagcgaCAGAGAAGGCAACGGCGGATCCTATGACGTACAGCAAGCACGTGTTGACAGTGGTTTTGTAATCACCCTCActgggagacaaaagtcccacactccagctttaaccTTGCCAACGAAGgacatcacacaacatcaacaataatactagaaacacacacacacacacacaaacacatttacacttaGATTTAAATGGACAATGACAAATGGGGATACAGCTGCAAAAGCACACCCACAAAGATGAATACGCACACATAAAGTAAGAGGGGTTGTTaatcaaaaatactgaaataaagtgTTTCCCATCTTCCCCTCTCGCTTGCTCAGAAGACACATTTATATCAGTTTTTCAGACATCACAGTACTCTGTGGTGGTTTAAGAAGAAGACAAGTGGCCAACCCTGTAATGTCCCACTTCTCCACAACATATGACTGGCAGGGATACATGAGGAAAACTTGTAAGAGGGGATTGGTTGGCTCAGTGACgagggaggatgaagaggatggaGAGGGATCTGTGATTATGATGTACTCCCCCCATGTTGGTGTCCTAATAAATGTATAGCTCCCCTCTGTTCCACTCAGACACACCAATGGAGAATATTTGAATGTGCTGtcaaaaaacacttcaaaatgtttttgttttgatgttcaCGGGATAGTTATTATAGAATGTGCAATCCATAatcttatttttgtcttttaatgaaTATCAATGAAGTCAGGGATATTCAATCGGAGAAACCCAGTCTGCAACTGTCAACTATGCTAATGTTGGGTTTGGGAGTTTTATTCCAACAAgaatttgaataaaatgaaacaattaaaGTGTCTGTGTATAGGATTTGAAATTTTTGACAATGGCGACTCCCTGGGATAGTATAATACACTGTTCTTCAAAGCTCACTAATGATCGCCTCCAACCAAAGGATATAATCCAGGGTCACTGAGATGAAAGAGCTGAAAACGACAAATAGACTGCACCAGTTTTCATCAGGGTTGTTACTGgaatttttcttcaaatacaaAATTGTGCCATTGgaatattttcaaattttacacatagtggctttaactGCCTCAAATGTTAAAGGTAAATACCCTCAGCTGGGAGCATAAAGACACTTTTAGACATAAGAACAATTATATTAGTTATACTTGGACACAATATATACAGAATGCAAGACATAGTGTTTGGAATTGGACTGAATGTGCTTGTGgggttgacagacagacagataatgCTATCCAAAGGTGAATAGTTTGGGACATTTAGGTAAATGCTAATTTactttctttccaagagttagatgagaagatcatcAGTCCTCTCATCTAACTGTAGGCAAGACAGTTagatttcccaaaatgctgaactgtCAATTTAACCTCAAACCAGATCAGATCAATTCTCTATAAAATGATCCACCAAACTGAAGTCCTGCACATGTTTACACTTAAAATTCACAGTGCTGGTTGTCATGACCTGATCTGAGTGGGTCCGCCATCTTGGACAGCTTAGTACAGCAACACCACCTGGACAAACCACGTGTCACTACAGGATTTGAGTCTGTCACTACACAATCTGAGTGTCACCCGTCACATTTTTCATGCATCTCAGAATGAATACTCTATCTGCTCAAGCACATACTGAAAgtttctatcattttatttttcaacagtacTTTTATATCTTTTCAGGGCCAAAGAATTATATGttgaacataaacaaaacagttttaccgaaataaataatttaaaaacaataatggGATCtaagtaaaaagaagaaagccccagtgttttatcaaattaatgtcaaagatggaagaaacaaaagataGAGCTcagacatatttttcattttgccaAAGAATATGACCATGAACCAAACAATTTTATGTAATAACTCATATGCATGTGCTACTCAGATCGGGTAGTGAGACTGGTCACTGCACTTGATGAACACCATTGGCTACACAACTCCAGTATGTAAAGTTAAATCAAATTGTTACTTACCACCCACCAGTAGTAGACATCAGAGGGCAGTTGGATGTTGTCTCTCGTCCAAACAGGTGAGATATCCGGGTCGTAGTTCTCATCGAACCAATCAGAAACGCCGGGGTCTCCGACACAGTGAGAGCAGGCACAtgtcttctgctgctgtgtgtcaggTGGCGACAGCCGGTGTGCGCCCACGTAGCTGGGCACCAGCTTCACCCGCCGTGACTCCTCCCACCCAGGTGGCTCCAGGTAGTTGAAGCCAACACCTCCCCGGAGCGAGACGGAGAAAAACAGTGAGGTGAGAAAGACGAGAACCAGCGAGCCAAGGAGAACCCAGACTCTGCGGGAACATCTCACCCTGCCTCCTTTCTCcgctccgcctcctcctcccccgcTACTACCTCCGCTTCCTGCCGCCCCAGCCGCCCCTCCGCTCAGCCAGGGCCTGAACTCGGAGAGTCTGGGAGCTCCCCTGAATGGAACTCCGCCCCAGGACCCCCAGCCCCAGCGCCTGTCCCGGTGCAGGGTGGAGGACGGGATGCGGCCCCCCCATGGCCATGCCCCCACCCCTGGGCCTGCCACTGTCCCCAGCCCACCTCCTCCTGTGCTGCTACCGCTGCTCCCTCCACGCAACAACCGCCAAGACCTGGTCGGCGTGACTGGGACGACCCCCTGACTAGTACTCTGGACCACAAGATCACCCACTGTATCAGActagtgaaaacacacacacacacacacacacagtgacggAGGACAATGTGTCAGAATCAATTTGTCTCAGAGTCAAGCTGTGTGCTCAGTGATGCTCCTACGCTTTCTCTCCGTCTGCCACTGgattctctccctctctctcctccacagcTATGTGCTTATCGCACATGCAGCAatgtctaaacacacacacacacagttgaatTACACACAGATGTAGCCTGACTGGTACGGAAGTCCTTTGCTTTCGATGAGAGATGATCTCTCCTTCAGCTTCAAGCGCAGCCTCTGCATTTATCACCTTTGTATCCTTTGTTCAttccctccttttctttttttttactttctaaCTTTCCCTTCTCTGGCCTCCACTCTCTTTATATccacctctctctttttcttcccttttctttGGTATTAACTGCAATGCCCATCTTCAGCGAAATCCAGTGCACGGTGTGGATGGATGCAGCAggtccttctccttctctctgccaTCTGTGTGAATGTTGAGCTCGGCTCCAGCgctctgctttctctcttttctgtgtctctcgTTGCACTGAAGCGACGTCGCCAAAGAAATCTGGCAGACTAGTTGAGAGCAgcggagagagggagggaagaagggaggaggaggaggaggaggaggaggagtggtaAAAGGGAGGAGGTCTGGCCTGAAGGGCGTTCCATCACATCTCTAGCCAtccaagacaaaaaaaactctcttctttcttttctcctcctctgctaaCTGCTGTTTTCGCAGTTCCACTAACCCTTTTTTAAACTCCTCTATTTGCATTCCTCTAGAGGTTCACCTCGCCTAGTCTCTTTCCTCTCCCCGTCTCAATATCTattctctcctctttcaccCTTTTCAGTCCATTGTCTGTGTCAGCCTGCTTCACTGAAGCTACTGGGTGAAAATCAGTTCTGTTGGGTTTAAAGGACTCCTCTGTTGCTGTTCCtcttcacacttttttttcagacacaaagaaaagtttaaaaagttgaGTTAAAAAGTGTTTCAATTCTTTGTGGTAACTGATGAAAtcttaatgataaaaaaaattcaaaacactaACGTAGTGGCGGAAAGACTTCATGATGCAGTGCCAGTGAGAGTACAGCGTTCTCCCAATATCACCATCTAGATGtcagtgctgcagctgagagGTTCTGCCAAGTCTGACTGATATGCTATCCAATCAATGTTCAAGATTCCCAGTACAGGCACCAAAAAAAAGTCCAACAACTAATCAAGAAGTCTTTTCACTGTTCTGCTCTATCCCCAtagagataaaaaaacaaaacaaaagcaaagataaaagtaaaaagaacTCTGGGAGAAGTAATCAAAGCATCACAAGCAGACTGGCCGACGTTCTTACGACAGAAAGATTTTTTATGATGCTGGTTCATCCAGGGAGGAGGCTGCACCAAGGAAAGGCGAGAGTGGCGGATGGAGTGATGCTGCGGAGAGGGTAGGAtggataaaaagacaaaaccaaTCAGCCCCAAATCTCATCTTCTCTCCAGCTGGCTTTGAGAGGACGGCAGGAGGAAGGGTGGGGGCAGCATCTGTCCTGTAGcccagagagtgtgtgtatgtgtgcacgtCTTTGTGCTTGTGATTTAATCCCTGTACAGTGTTAAGCTAGGGTTGCACACCGCCTGCCAGTTGCACtaatttaattgtgttttacagctgtgccagtgtgtgtgtgtgtgtgtatatgtgtggcggtgtgtgtgtgtttggccaGCAGCATAAGTTTCATGGGGCTGGTGAGCTTGAGGTGACTGCTGCTTAGCTCTAATCTGCTAAACTGTAATCCGAGGGTAGGACCCCAACAGTGCCCACTTTCTGCCAGCTGTCTGCCCTGCCCATGTTCATCTGACGCCCGATAAACACCTGCTTTCCTCACCTTCACGCACGCCGACCCAAGTGTCTTTCCACtgcagtgttttctgatctgtgcGTGTATTTCTGTCTAACATGCACCCCTAAGGCACGAACCACTACTCCCAGTAAAGTTATGAAGTAGTTTATTCCATGATCAaatgtccgtgtgtgtgtttgtgactttATATGCGTCCTTCAGGGATTTCTGATGGCCATGACTGGCTTGAAGTCTGGCTTCCTGTTCCATGGaaaacctgcagagagacagacagagacagagagagagagagagagagagagagagataaaaggCAGAATGTCATTTACTGCCATTAGGCTCATCGACCGCATTGACTTCTTTAATTCTCCTTTAGCTTCCCACTTTGATCCTCTTCCCTTTCTTTTAATTctcatttcctcttctcttAGCTCAATCTAGCCAGATTCACctcaaactgtttttatttgtctccaGCAACCGTCTCTTTCTTTTGGCTGCTTCTTACACACTCCCATCGCTACTTTTCTTTCCGTCTCGCCGATTTGAACCCCTTTCATCGTCAGACATTCCACCAAAAGGGGACAAGGTCAAACATGGAACAAACTCTTGCTCtgtcctgtttgtgtgtctgttgattGGTACTGAATTCATTACAAAATGTCACCATGCTGGATTGGAAATATTGCAGTAGACTGACAGGACACAGACTGAAAGAGTCGGATGAGAATActaagcagaaaaacaaaccttCCATATAAACTCCTTTCAGATCTGCttgctgctgtgtttactgCTGATGTACCAGACCGTCATGCACGACTCTGTGGGGGATATTTACTCAGCCCACCGCAAATTACCATCAGGGTGCGAAATTTAGCTCCACTGCAATTTTTCAGTTTGGCAGGGTATTTACTAAGACTACTAAGATGTAAATGAACCCAGTCCACCAAAGAGGACAGTTCATCGGATTTGCGCTGAGTGACACTGAATAAGATCTGACGCTGGGTTGTTTCGATGCGTGCTGTGCGTGTCTGGAAAGCAACGGGGCACCAAAGAAAGTTGTTTCTGCTTCTGAAAAATACTGGTTACTGGTTGAAGTACTCGTTAAATAGAAGACACTTTTGGATCAGCGAGCAAATACTCATCCTGCCAGAGGAAGCATATAAAGTAACAAGAAG is drawn from Thunnus thynnus chromosome 5, fThuThy2.1, whole genome shotgun sequence and contains these coding sequences:
- the st3gal2 gene encoding CMP-N-acetylneuraminate-beta-galactosamide-alpha-2,3-sialyltransferase 2; this translates as MQRLRLKLKERSSLIESKGLPYQSGYICSDTVGDLVVQSTSQGVVPVTPTRSWRLLRGGSSGSSTGGGGLGTVAGPGVGAWPWGGRIPSSTLHRDRRWGWGSWGGVPFRGAPRLSEFRPWLSGGAAGAAGSGGSSGGGGGGAEKGGRVRCSRRVWVLLGSLVLVFLTSLFFSVSLRGGVGFNYLEPPGWEESRRVKLVPSYVGAHRLSPPDTQQQKTCACSHCVGDPGVSDWFDENYDPDISPVWTRDNIQLPSDVYYWWVMLQPQFKPHSIQQVLLRLFQVIPGRSPYGSWDPGRCLRCAVVGNSGNLRGAGYGATIDGHNYIMRINLAPTVGYEEDAGSHTTHHFMYPESAKNLASNVSFVLVPFKTLDLVWITSALSTGQIRFTYAPVKQFLRVDKDKVQIFNPAFFKYIHDRWTRHHGRYPSTGMLVLFFALHVCDEVNVFGFGADSRGNWHHYWEQNRYSGEFRKTGVHDADFEAQIIQRLAKAGKITIFPGK